The Bdellovibrio bacteriovorus genome includes a region encoding these proteins:
- the carB gene encoding carbamoyl-phosphate synthase large subunit, with amino-acid sequence MSRKSSLKRVLIIGSGPIVIGQACEFDYSGTQACKALMKEGLEVILVNSNPATIMTDPEIATRVYVEPLKVDYLEKIIEKEKPDAVIPTLGGQTALNLALDLHAKGILQKHKVQLLGATPEVIKAGEDREIFRGLLDKIGARYPKSHLVRTFEHGMQIAEDLGYPMILRPNYTLGGGGGGIAYSPEEYKKMLVTALHESPTSEVLVEESILGWKEFELEVMRDHKGTFVVVCSIENLDPCGVHTGDSITVAPQQTLSDREYQHMRDEACKIINEVGIQTGGANIQFAVHPTTRERVVIEMNPRVSRSSALASKATGFPIAKIAALLAIGYSLDELQNDITKVTPSCYEPALDYVVTKIPRFAFEKFPGSKDSLTTQMKSVGEVMGIGRTLQESLMKALASLEKNPQGIPEVALEIGKVSYPNSQRIYHLFQAFRDGKTVAEIEDLTRINPYFLEQIDALIKFEAKIKKDFNEGNADLLLAAKRKGFTDARIAALTGKKETDVRALREKHGVLPKYQQVDTCAGEFESTTPYFYSSYWPSVSAKVDAPNAVVVIGSGPNRIGQGIEFDYSCVRGVKAFQKAGSKVVMVNSNPETVSTDYDTSDVLFFEPLTAESLSEIMRFMKPMGFVAQLGGQTPINVAPELVKAGFKLLGSSLETIDLAEDRGLFSKICRELNFEIPNSAMAGSVVEALQHEEAVGYPMICRPSYVLGGRRMEVIESRDELLSYFQRHKDYISADKPCLMDQFLAGALEVDVDLVRGQDWTVVGGVVEHIEAAGVHSGDSMGVLPPHRLKPETCERIEDLSKRLADRIGVIGHLNLQLAVKNDVVFMLEANPRSSRSVPFVAKATSIPLIDLGVAAMLGKKKKDLKLDNLKWRNTQTVSVKGVVFPFKKFPEADSLLGPEMKSTGESMGRGKNYSEALSKAFLSSNIRLPKMGQVFFSLRDKDKEGMLSLAKELQRMGYGVSATTGTATFFNDHGVNCLSLRKVDEGRPHCVDKIRSGEVAFVINTTSGRRAIEASFDIRRACTDYNIPCLTESDAAEAFVLALKNERNESSSVEALTPMEEF; translated from the coding sequence GTGTCGCGTAAGTCCAGCCTAAAACGGGTATTAATTATTGGATCTGGACCCATCGTAATTGGACAAGCCTGTGAGTTTGATTACTCCGGCACTCAAGCCTGTAAGGCTCTGATGAAAGAAGGATTGGAAGTTATTCTTGTAAACTCCAATCCGGCGACCATCATGACAGACCCCGAAATCGCTACTCGCGTGTACGTTGAACCTCTGAAGGTCGACTATCTAGAAAAAATCATCGAAAAAGAAAAGCCAGATGCCGTCATTCCCACACTGGGAGGACAAACGGCTTTGAACTTAGCGCTGGATCTTCACGCTAAAGGCATTCTGCAAAAACACAAAGTGCAATTGTTAGGCGCGACTCCCGAAGTGATCAAAGCCGGAGAAGACCGCGAAATCTTCCGCGGCCTTCTAGATAAAATCGGCGCACGCTATCCGAAAAGTCACTTGGTTCGCACATTCGAGCATGGAATGCAAATCGCCGAAGATCTTGGTTACCCGATGATCCTTCGTCCGAATTACACTTTGGGCGGTGGCGGAGGTGGGATTGCTTACTCTCCTGAAGAATATAAAAAGATGTTAGTGACAGCTCTTCACGAAAGCCCGACGTCGGAAGTTTTGGTTGAAGAAAGCATCTTGGGTTGGAAAGAGTTTGAACTTGAAGTGATGCGCGATCACAAAGGAACCTTCGTTGTTGTTTGTAGCATCGAAAACTTGGATCCGTGCGGCGTGCACACCGGCGACAGTATTACGGTCGCTCCTCAACAAACATTGAGCGATCGTGAATACCAACACATGCGTGATGAAGCTTGCAAAATCATCAACGAAGTCGGCATTCAAACGGGTGGGGCCAACATTCAATTTGCGGTTCATCCAACCACGCGTGAACGCGTCGTGATTGAGATGAATCCGCGAGTCAGTCGCTCTTCTGCGCTTGCAAGTAAAGCCACTGGATTTCCTATCGCAAAGATCGCAGCCTTGCTCGCCATCGGTTACAGTCTTGATGAACTTCAGAATGACATCACAAAAGTAACGCCTTCTTGTTACGAGCCGGCACTTGATTACGTTGTCACTAAGATCCCTCGTTTTGCATTTGAAAAATTCCCAGGTTCGAAAGACTCTTTGACGACCCAGATGAAAAGCGTCGGTGAAGTCATGGGGATCGGTAGAACTTTGCAAGAATCCCTGATGAAAGCTTTAGCGAGTTTAGAAAAAAATCCGCAAGGCATTCCCGAAGTGGCTTTGGAAATCGGAAAAGTCTCTTACCCCAACAGCCAGCGTATTTACCATCTTTTCCAGGCCTTCCGTGACGGAAAAACTGTGGCCGAGATCGAAGATCTAACGCGTATTAATCCCTACTTCCTAGAGCAGATTGATGCGTTGATTAAGTTTGAAGCAAAAATTAAAAAAGACTTCAACGAAGGCAATGCAGATCTCTTATTAGCCGCAAAAAGAAAAGGTTTTACAGACGCTCGAATCGCGGCTTTGACTGGTAAAAAAGAAACCGACGTTCGCGCTCTTCGTGAAAAGCACGGCGTTTTACCGAAATACCAACAAGTCGACACTTGTGCCGGCGAGTTTGAATCCACAACTCCTTATTTCTATTCTTCTTATTGGCCTTCTGTATCCGCAAAAGTAGATGCTCCGAATGCCGTCGTTGTTATTGGCAGCGGTCCGAATCGCATTGGACAAGGAATCGAATTCGACTATAGCTGCGTGCGGGGAGTGAAAGCGTTCCAAAAAGCGGGCAGCAAAGTCGTGATGGTTAACTCCAACCCAGAAACTGTGTCTACCGACTACGACACTTCGGACGTTCTTTTCTTTGAACCGCTAACGGCAGAAAGTCTTTCAGAAATTATGCGCTTTATGAAACCGATGGGATTTGTGGCTCAATTAGGCGGACAAACTCCCATCAACGTGGCTCCAGAATTAGTCAAAGCGGGATTCAAGCTTTTAGGTTCGTCACTGGAAACTATCGATCTTGCTGAAGATCGCGGATTATTCTCTAAAATCTGCCGCGAGTTGAACTTTGAGATTCCCAATTCTGCCATGGCCGGATCGGTTGTCGAAGCACTTCAACATGAGGAAGCTGTCGGTTATCCTATGATTTGTCGTCCCAGCTATGTTTTGGGCGGTCGTCGTATGGAAGTAATTGAAAGTCGTGACGAGCTTCTTTCTTACTTCCAAAGACACAAAGATTATATCTCTGCTGACAAACCTTGTTTGATGGATCAGTTTCTTGCCGGAGCTCTTGAAGTCGACGTGGATTTAGTTCGCGGTCAAGATTGGACTGTCGTCGGCGGAGTGGTTGAACATATCGAAGCCGCCGGAGTTCACTCTGGTGACTCGATGGGCGTTTTACCTCCTCATCGCTTAAAACCTGAAACTTGTGAACGCATTGAAGATCTAAGCAAACGCTTAGCTGATCGTATCGGGGTTATTGGTCATTTGAACTTACAATTGGCCGTGAAAAACGATGTGGTCTTCATGCTCGAAGCCAATCCGCGCAGCTCTCGATCTGTCCCTTTCGTGGCAAAAGCTACAAGCATCCCACTGATTGATTTGGGTGTGGCGGCGATGCTAGGTAAAAAGAAGAAAGATTTAAAACTCGATAATTTGAAGTGGAGAAACACGCAAACCGTATCGGTTAAAGGTGTGGTGTTCCCATTCAAAAAATTCCCAGAGGCTGATTCCTTGTTGGGTCCAGAAATGAAATCCACGGGTGAATCTATGGGCCGCGGAAAAAATTATTCTGAAGCTCTGTCCAAGGCTTTCCTTTCAAGTAACATAAGACTTCCAAAGATGGGTCAGGTCTTTTTCTCTCTTCGTGATAAAGACAAAGAGGGAATGCTTTCTTTAGCAAAAGAACTACAAAGAATGGGTTACGGCGTTTCTGCAACGACGGGAACGGCAACCTTCTTCAACGATCACGGTGTGAACTGTCTGTCGTTAAGAAAAGTCGATGAAGGCCGTCCTCACTGCGTGGATAAAATCCGCTCGGGTGAAGTGGCATTCGTGATCAATACGACGTCGGGTCGACGCGCGATCGAAGCCAGCTTCGACATTCGTCGAGCTTGCACGGATTACAATATCCCTTGTCTAACGGAAAGTGATGCCGCTGAAGCCTTCGTTCTTGCTTTGAAAAATGAAAGAAATGAGTCATCATCTGTCGAGGCCCTGACCCCGATGGAGGAATTTTGA
- a CDS encoding substrate-binding domain-containing protein, protein MKRLILGLCTLLVFSTVQAAETNGAEANPPAITIGVIPGGNPEILREQSLALAKELQSKLSIPVNIYVSKNYEGLIEAMKTKKVDFAFFSSMTYVVAEQQAQAKVLLKKVWHNPYYFSAIITPEKSGIKKLKDLKGKRIAFVDDKSSSGYLYPRVALRKAGLKDKDFKEVAFTGNHQASIQFLEAKKVEAAAVFSDDDKGEQGAWKLFATDKKAKYRVLWMSAPIPNDPFCVRQDFYDLYPKATHTLMFTLIDILESLQDKNTYSEILGTRDLMPATSKQYDPVREMVKALELKP, encoded by the coding sequence TTGAAAAGACTTATTCTAGGACTTTGTACGCTGTTGGTTTTTTCAACTGTTCAAGCTGCAGAAACTAATGGTGCGGAAGCCAATCCACCTGCGATCACCATCGGTGTGATTCCAGGTGGAAATCCAGAAATTCTCAGAGAACAAAGTTTGGCTCTTGCCAAAGAGCTGCAATCCAAGCTCAGCATTCCCGTAAATATCTATGTTTCAAAAAATTACGAAGGTTTGATCGAGGCCATGAAGACGAAGAAAGTGGACTTCGCCTTTTTCTCTTCGATGACGTACGTAGTTGCGGAACAACAAGCCCAAGCCAAAGTTCTGCTTAAAAAAGTATGGCACAATCCCTATTATTTTTCGGCCATTATTACGCCTGAAAAATCGGGGATTAAGAAACTCAAAGACCTTAAAGGGAAACGCATCGCTTTTGTGGATGATAAATCTTCTTCAGGCTACCTTTATCCACGAGTGGCGCTAAGAAAAGCGGGTCTTAAAGACAAAGATTTTAAGGAAGTTGCATTCACAGGAAATCATCAAGCCTCCATTCAATTCTTGGAAGCCAAAAAAGTCGAAGCCGCGGCTGTCTTCAGTGATGACGACAAGGGTGAACAAGGTGCGTGGAAGCTTTTTGCCACGGATAAAAAGGCAAAATATCGTGTGCTGTGGATGAGTGCTCCGATTCCAAATGACCCTTTCTGTGTTCGTCAGGATTTTTATGACCTTTATCCGAAGGCGACCCACACTTTGATGTTCACGCTCATCGATATTTTGGAATCCTTGCAAGATAAAAACACTTACTCAGAAATTTTAGGGACTCGCGACTTGATGCCTGCCACTTCTAAACAGTATGATCCTGTTAGGGAGATGGTAAAAGCACTTGAGCTTAAACCTTAA